From Anaerohalosphaera lusitana, one genomic window encodes:
- the hydG gene encoding [FeFe] hydrogenase H-cluster radical SAM maturase HydG codes for MKHIDAARIEQLLQKHSKTDNAKVDAVLDKARSLQRLTLEETAVLLAADDAQNTEKIMEAAAYVKDAIYGKRVVLFAPLYISNACVNNCRYCGFKCENRSVDRRSLTPEEIKEQVSWLLNRGHKRILMVAGEALNFDGKKAIDYYCDSVQAIYDAQAGKNRIKRVNVNAAPLSVEEFKQLKGIGIGTYQVFQETYHDETYRYMHPSGPKSDPDNRINAIDRAFAAGIDDVGIGVLYGLYDYKFETLAMLMHCEHLENKFNVGPHTISVPRIEPVAGSDVSENVPHPLTDEDFMRLVAILRLSVPYTGIILSTRETPEMRDILVHHGVSQISAESRVSPGGYDDEETEEGIQFTLGDHRTQDEIIGSLLEQGYLPSFCAACYRKERTGERFMSLAKPGAIKGMCQVNALVTLKEYLDDFASDSVKQAGYKLINKQINSLTGTDREILRDMFKHIDDGVRDEYV; via the coding sequence ATGAAACACATTGACGCAGCCAGAATAGAGCAGTTACTCCAAAAGCACAGCAAGACAGACAATGCAAAGGTCGACGCTGTGCTCGACAAGGCCAGGTCCCTGCAGCGTTTGACGCTGGAAGAGACCGCTGTGCTGCTGGCTGCGGACGATGCCCAAAACACCGAAAAGATCATGGAGGCGGCAGCATACGTCAAGGACGCCATCTATGGCAAACGCGTTGTCCTCTTCGCACCGCTCTACATCAGCAATGCATGCGTCAACAACTGCCGCTACTGCGGTTTCAAGTGCGAAAATCGCTCCGTTGACCGCCGCAGCCTGACTCCCGAAGAGATCAAGGAGCAGGTTTCATGGCTGTTGAACCGAGGCCACAAGCGAATACTCATGGTCGCGGGCGAAGCACTGAATTTCGACGGCAAGAAAGCGATCGACTATTACTGCGATTCCGTGCAGGCGATATATGACGCCCAGGCTGGCAAAAATCGGATCAAACGTGTAAACGTCAATGCCGCCCCGCTCAGCGTCGAAGAATTCAAACAGCTCAAAGGTATCGGAATAGGAACCTACCAGGTATTCCAGGAGACCTATCACGACGAAACTTACAGATATATGCATCCTTCGGGCCCCAAGAGCGATCCGGATAACCGCATAAATGCGATCGACAGAGCATTCGCAGCCGGCATCGATGACGTCGGCATAGGCGTGCTTTACGGGCTTTACGATTACAAATTCGAGACGCTTGCCATGCTGATGCACTGCGAGCACCTCGAGAATAAATTCAACGTCGGCCCCCACACCATCTCAGTGCCCCGAATAGAGCCTGTCGCCGGCAGCGATGTCAGTGAAAACGTTCCTCATCCGCTGACCGACGAAGATTTCATGCGGCTGGTCGCGATACTGCGTCTCTCCGTGCCGTACACCGGCATCATACTTTCGACCCGCGAAACGCCCGAAATGCGTGACATACTGGTTCACCACGGCGTGTCGCAGATAAGCGCCGAATCCCGCGTTTCCCCCGGCGGCTACGACGACGAAGAAACCGAAGAAGGCATTCAGTTCACCCTCGGCGACCACCGCACACAGGACGAGATCATCGGTTCCCTGCTGGAACAGGGATATCTGCCCAGCTTCTGTGCCGCCTGCTACCGCAAGGAACGTACCGGCGAGCGGTTCATGAGCCTTGCAAAACCCGGCGCTATCAAAGGCATGTGCCAGGTCAACGCACTGGTCACCCTGAAAGAATATCTGGACGATTTCGCGTCCGACTCGGTCAAACAGGCCGGTTATAAGCTCATTAACAAGCAGATAAACAGTTTGACCGGCACCGACCGCGAGATCCTGCGGGACATGTTCAAACATATCGATGATGGCGTGAGAGATGAATATGTCTGA
- the hydF gene encoding [FeFe] hydrogenase H-cluster maturation GTPase HydF: protein MLKTPKALRLHIGIFGRRNVGKSSVLNSLLSQQVSIVSEVAGTTTDPVEKVMELQPVGPVVFVDTAGIDDIGALGKMRVDKTYKAIEKTDLALVVTDRWQEYEQKLCAMLKEQGVPVIVVTNKADLRNDGELEEHIRDLKVGPVVATSIVKDEGISRLRQQIIEISEDVRIEKDTLLGGLVNDGDTVVLVVPIDIEAPKGRLILAQVQTLREVLDANCCAMVVKENMLEQTLTNLKQPPALVVTDSQAFAQVSKTVPADIPLTGFSVLFARYKGDLCSMVEGAMAIEELKGGDKVLISEACSHHPIGEDIGRIKIPRWLQSYVGDDLDIEVAAGRDFPEDLSDYKLVIHCGACVWNRRQVLSRIDIARKAQVPFTNYGLTIAYSLGVFERALQPFDDAMTIYKELAKK from the coding sequence ATGCTCAAGACACCCAAAGCTCTGAGACTGCACATAGGAATTTTCGGCAGACGCAATGTCGGCAAGTCCTCGGTCCTCAATTCGCTTCTTAGTCAGCAGGTCTCTATCGTGTCCGAAGTGGCCGGAACAACCACCGACCCTGTTGAGAAGGTCATGGAGCTGCAGCCCGTCGGCCCGGTGGTTTTCGTGGACACAGCCGGAATCGATGATATCGGTGCACTTGGCAAGATGCGGGTGGACAAAACATACAAAGCAATCGAAAAGACCGACCTTGCCCTGGTGGTGACAGACCGCTGGCAGGAGTATGAGCAGAAACTTTGCGCAATGCTCAAAGAGCAGGGCGTCCCCGTTATCGTGGTTACCAACAAGGCCGATCTGCGCAACGATGGCGAGCTCGAAGAGCATATCCGGGACCTGAAAGTGGGCCCCGTGGTCGCTACGAGTATAGTAAAGGATGAAGGCATTTCCCGGCTGCGTCAGCAGATCATCGAAATTTCCGAGGATGTACGGATCGAAAAAGACACACTGCTCGGCGGGCTCGTAAACGACGGCGATACGGTTGTCCTCGTGGTGCCGATAGATATCGAGGCTCCGAAGGGCAGGCTGATACTCGCACAGGTACAGACCCTGCGCGAGGTGCTCGATGCGAACTGCTGTGCAATGGTGGTCAAAGAGAACATGCTCGAACAGACGCTCACCAATCTCAAACAGCCCCCCGCACTGGTGGTCACGGACAGCCAGGCATTCGCCCAGGTTTCAAAAACCGTTCCCGCTGATATACCTCTGACTGGCTTTTCGGTTCTGTTCGCTAGGTACAAAGGCGACCTCTGCTCGATGGTCGAGGGCGCCATGGCCATCGAGGAATTGAAGGGCGGTGACAAGGTGCTGATCTCCGAGGCATGTTCGCATCACCCGATAGGCGAGGATATCGGGCGGATCAAGATACCGCGATGGCTGCAAAGTTACGTCGGTGATGACCTGGACATCGAGGTAGCCGCAGGACGTGATTTCCCAGAGGACCTCTCCGACTACAAACTGGTGATACACTGCGGAGCCTGCGTATGGAACCGCAGGCAGGTGCTCTCCCGCATAGACATTGCAAGAAAGGCCCAAGTGCCGTTCACCAACTACGGCCTTACGATCGCCTACAGTCTGGGCGTTTTCGAGAGGGCCTTACAGCCGTTCGACGATGCAATGACGATCTACAAGGAACTGGCGAAGAAGTAA
- a CDS encoding response regulator, with the protein MAKRVLIIDDDADFRESIANLLEAKNYNVSAAANGQEGIEKAKSDTPNIILLDVMMTTKSEGFDVARELQKIDSLKGTPVIMITGVRKEMNLPFGFEPDEDWLPVKDVLEKPVKPEDLLKAVQKYIK; encoded by the coding sequence ATGGCCAAGAGAGTATTGATTATCGACGATGACGCAGATTTTCGCGAGTCAATTGCGAATTTGCTGGAAGCTAAGAACTATAACGTATCTGCTGCAGCAAATGGCCAGGAAGGTATCGAAAAAGCAAAGTCTGATACGCCGAATATCATCCTTCTGGATGTTATGATGACCACAAAGTCCGAGGGCTTTGACGTAGCTCGCGAGCTTCAGAAAATCGACTCGCTCAAGGGCACACCCGTCATCATGATCACGGGCGTTCGCAAGGAAATGAACCTGCCGTTCGGTTTCGAACCGGACGAAGACTGGCTCCCCGTAAAGGACGTGCTCGAAAAGCCCGTCAAGCCTGAGGATCTGCTCAAGGCCGTTCAAAAGTACATAAAATAA
- a CDS encoding NADH-dependent [FeFe] hydrogenase, group A6 — protein sequence MSDMIKIYINGREYEVAAGQTIMEAADKLGYHIPRLCYHPKLSIEGACRVCIVEVEGMRNFVASCAYPVTEGMKIRTNTKEIRRTRRDIVELILDNHPQDCHTCERNSNCELQRLSESMGIQRRHFEGEKKHYDKDLSSPAVVRDPDKCILCGRCVRMCSEVQNIHNLTQAHRGFKTVVMPAYNMPMDESVCSTCGQCINVCPTAAFMEYNYTQDLFEKLNDDSLTKVVQFAPAVRAAIGEAFGMAPGNNMEGQLVAALRKLGFDYVFDTQFSADLTIMEEGSEFLERLQNKGKLPLITSCSPGWMKCVEQFYPDMLDNISTCKSPMSMAGALIKTYFAEKIETDPKKILSVAVMPCTAKKYEADRPELEVDGMKTTDIVITTRELAWMIKSAGLDFINMPGEKPDAPMGVSSGAGAIFGVTGGVMEAAIRTAYELFTGETLVDIEMDNLRGLSGVKEGKLEIDGEEIRIAVAHGLGNASKLFDIVRKEPDRFHFIEIMGCPGGCIGGGGQPYCHAFSESLGEECLAARAKALYDIDRGKTIRRSLDNPDVQKLYKEYLQRPMSEMSHKLLHTHYKAQEPKGIIPAKSKR from the coding sequence ATGAGCGATATGATTAAGATTTACATAAACGGAAGAGAATACGAGGTAGCAGCGGGCCAGACGATCATGGAAGCCGCTGACAAGCTCGGTTACCATATCCCGCGGCTGTGCTACCATCCCAAGCTTTCGATCGAGGGTGCATGCAGAGTATGTATCGTCGAGGTCGAAGGAATGCGTAACTTCGTTGCTTCTTGTGCTTACCCTGTTACTGAAGGGATGAAGATCCGCACGAATACAAAAGAGATCCGCCGAACAAGGCGTGACATCGTCGAGTTGATCCTTGACAACCATCCGCAGGACTGCCATACCTGTGAGCGCAACAGTAACTGTGAGCTGCAGCGTCTGTCCGAGTCGATGGGTATCCAGAGACGGCACTTCGAAGGCGAGAAGAAACATTACGACAAGGACCTCAGTTCACCTGCTGTCGTGCGTGACCCGGATAAATGTATCCTTTGCGGCCGATGCGTTCGGATGTGTTCGGAAGTGCAGAACATCCATAACCTCACGCAGGCCCACCGAGGCTTTAAGACTGTTGTAATGCCCGCGTACAATATGCCGATGGATGAAAGCGTCTGTTCGACATGCGGCCAGTGCATCAACGTATGTCCCACAGCAGCGTTCATGGAATACAACTATACTCAGGACCTGTTCGAAAAGCTAAACGACGATTCACTCACGAAAGTCGTTCAGTTCGCCCCAGCCGTAAGAGCGGCGATTGGCGAAGCGTTCGGCATGGCGCCCGGCAACAATATGGAAGGTCAGCTCGTCGCCGCACTGCGTAAGCTCGGGTTCGATTATGTCTTCGATACCCAGTTCTCTGCCGATCTGACGATTATGGAAGAAGGCAGTGAGTTCCTCGAGAGACTGCAGAACAAGGGCAAACTACCGTTGATAACGTCCTGTTCACCGGGTTGGATGAAATGCGTCGAGCAGTTCTATCCTGATATGCTGGACAACATCTCGACATGCAAGTCGCCGATGTCAATGGCCGGTGCCCTGATTAAGACTTACTTCGCCGAAAAGATCGAGACCGATCCCAAGAAGATACTCAGCGTTGCTGTTATGCCCTGTACCGCCAAAAAGTACGAAGCCGACCGGCCCGAACTCGAAGTCGACGGCATGAAAACCACAGACATCGTCATCACCACACGTGAGCTGGCGTGGATGATCAAGTCTGCAGGTCTTGACTTTATCAATATGCCGGGCGAAAAGCCCGACGCTCCAATGGGCGTTTCTTCCGGTGCCGGCGCGATCTTCGGTGTTACCGGCGGAGTTATGGAAGCAGCCATCAGAACCGCATATGAACTTTTCACCGGCGAAACACTCGTTGACATCGAAATGGATAACCTTCGCGGCCTGTCCGGTGTGAAGGAAGGTAAACTTGAGATCGACGGCGAAGAGATACGTATCGCTGTTGCACACGGTCTTGGTAACGCTTCAAAGCTGTTCGACATAGTTCGCAAGGAGCCCGATCGGTTCCACTTCATCGAGATCATGGGATGCCCGGGCGGATGTATCGGCGGCGGTGGTCAGCCTTACTGCCATGCATTCTCTGAGTCGCTCGGTGAAGAATGTCTCGCAGCCAGGGCCAAAGCTCTCTACGATATCGATCGCGGCAAGACGATCCGCCGTAGTCTGGATAATCCGGACGTTCAGAAGCTATACAAGGAATATCTGCAGAGGCCCATGAGTGAGATGTCGCACAAACTGTTGCACACTCATTACAAGGCGCAGGAACCAAAGGGTATTATACCAGCTAAGAGTAAAAGATAA
- the hydE gene encoding [FeFe] hydrogenase H-cluster radical SAM maturase HydE: MSDVRAVLNRVYTADMPDLRDIEYLLSLEDADQIDELYKFADNVRREQVGDGVLLRGIVEFSNYCRNTCAYCGLNKYNKQIRRYRMAHDEIMACLDKIVSCNTKTVVLQSGEEDELDAAWLQDLLFKIKDKHDIAVTLSLGERSDQEFEMWRNAGADRYLLKIETSDKQLYEKLHPEMSFDRRVECLRKLGSMGYQLGSGCMVGLKGQTTASLARDVQFFVREKIAMIGIGPFIPHSQTECANHACGDVELVCKMTAVTRIATKNTHMPATTALGSLGNGDMRLKALACGANVLMPNFTPVEYKKLYEIYPGKRCVNEPTGACSGCMEKMVKSIGRYVDWARGDTLKSYN; encoded by the coding sequence ATGTCTGATGTGCGTGCCGTTTTAAACCGCGTATATACGGCTGATATGCCCGATCTGCGTGATATCGAGTATCTGCTTTCGCTCGAAGATGCCGATCAGATCGATGAGCTATACAAGTTCGCCGATAACGTAAGGCGAGAGCAGGTCGGTGACGGCGTACTGCTGCGAGGAATAGTTGAATTTTCGAATTACTGCAGGAATACCTGTGCGTATTGCGGTTTGAACAAGTATAATAAGCAAATTCGACGATATCGCATGGCTCACGATGAGATCATGGCCTGCTTGGATAAGATCGTCAGTTGCAATACAAAAACGGTTGTTCTGCAGTCCGGCGAAGAAGATGAGCTCGATGCCGCTTGGCTGCAGGACTTGCTCTTCAAAATAAAAGATAAGCACGATATCGCTGTAACGCTCTCGCTCGGTGAAAGAAGTGACCAGGAGTTCGAGATGTGGCGAAACGCCGGCGCTGACCGCTACCTGCTCAAGATCGAAACTTCCGACAAGCAGCTCTATGAAAAGCTGCATCCGGAAATGAGCTTCGATCGACGCGTTGAGTGCTTGCGTAAGCTCGGCTCGATGGGTTATCAACTGGGCAGCGGCTGTATGGTCGGTCTCAAAGGTCAGACGACCGCCAGTCTCGCTCGCGACGTACAGTTTTTCGTCCGCGAGAAGATCGCCATGATCGGCATCGGCCCGTTCATACCTCACAGCCAGACCGAGTGTGCAAATCACGCATGCGGAGACGTCGAGCTGGTGTGCAAAATGACGGCCGTAACAAGGATCGCGACAAAGAACACGCATATGCCCGCAACGACGGCATTAGGCAGCCTGGGCAACGGCGATATGAGATTGAAAGCACTGGCGTGCGGGGCAAATGTTCTGATGCCCAACTTCACGCCGGTAGAGTATAAAAAACTTTACGAGATTTACCCGGGCAAACGCTGCGTTAACGAGCCTACGGGCGCATGCAGCGGATGCATGGAAAAAATGGTGAAGTCTATAGGTAGATATGTTGACTGGGCACGGGGTGATACGTTAAAAAGTTACAACTAA
- the nuoF gene encoding NADH-quinone oxidoreductase subunit NuoF — MPTNEYVITLCDGPSCLHRVSREVRDAVEESLEKHGKSDSVRIHLSGCLGMCSKGPIMIVNPGYTIYGKITPEDAVNIVEQHIVNGQPVADKVVNEDHLYNRFFRIFGDNDFFGKQMRITLRNCGIIDPENIDDYLSLRGYEALAKVLTDMSPQDVIDEVKKAGVRGRGGGGFPTGMKWDFTAREQSDQKYVICNADEGDPGAFMDRSAIEGDPHTVLEGMIIGGYAIGASKGIVYIRAEYPLAIKRLEKAIADAKEHGFLGENILGSDFSYDLEIRLGAGAFVCGEETALIHSIEGSRGMPRPRPPYPSQSGLFGKPTLINNVETWANVPVIILDTGEWFSSIGTEKSKGTKVFALAGNVNNTGLVEVPMGTTLREIVYDIGGGLPEGKKFKAIQTGGPSGGCLPAEYLDTPIDYEHLAKAGSIMGSGGMIVMDEDSCMVDVAKFFLQFTQDESCGKCTPCREGTKRMLEILTRITEGKGQEGDIEKLERLGNMARKASLCGLGQSAPNPVLSTIKNFRVEYEEHINESKCRAGSCKSMLSFVITDACVGCGACRRVCPVDAITGGRKEKHVIDQETCIKCGQCFEVCKFQAVEKA, encoded by the coding sequence GTAAGGATCCATCTATCCGGTTGTCTGGGCATGTGCAGCAAGGGACCGATCATGATCGTCAACCCCGGCTACACGATCTACGGCAAGATCACTCCTGAAGATGCTGTTAACATTGTTGAGCAGCACATAGTCAATGGTCAGCCGGTTGCGGATAAGGTGGTCAATGAGGACCATCTCTACAATCGCTTTTTCAGGATATTCGGAGATAACGACTTCTTCGGCAAGCAGATGCGGATCACCCTTCGCAACTGCGGCATCATCGACCCCGAGAATATCGACGACTACCTCTCGCTAAGAGGTTACGAAGCACTTGCTAAGGTTCTCACCGACATGAGTCCGCAGGACGTCATCGACGAGGTCAAAAAGGCAGGCGTTCGCGGTCGAGGCGGCGGCGGTTTCCCGACCGGCATGAAGTGGGACTTCACAGCGCGAGAACAGAGCGACCAGAAATACGTTATATGTAACGCTGACGAAGGTGACCCCGGTGCGTTCATGGACCGCAGTGCCATCGAAGGCGACCCGCACACGGTGCTGGAAGGCATGATCATCGGCGGTTATGCGATCGGTGCCAGCAAGGGTATCGTCTACATTCGTGCCGAGTATCCGCTGGCGATCAAAAGGCTCGAAAAAGCTATCGCCGACGCAAAAGAGCACGGCTTCCTGGGCGAGAATATTCTCGGTTCCGACTTCTCTTACGATCTCGAGATCAGACTCGGTGCCGGCGCATTTGTCTGCGGTGAAGAGACTGCCCTGATCCACTCGATCGAGGGTTCTCGCGGTATGCCCAGGCCAAGGCCTCCTTATCCCTCGCAGAGCGGTCTGTTCGGCAAGCCCACGCTGATCAACAACGTCGAAACATGGGCAAACGTCCCTGTGATCATCCTTGATACCGGCGAATGGTTCAGCAGCATCGGCACCGAAAAGAGTAAGGGTACCAAAGTATTCGCGCTGGCTGGTAACGTTAACAATACGGGACTTGTTGAGGTTCCGATGGGTACGACCCTCCGCGAGATCGTTTACGATATCGGCGGCGGACTGCCCGAGGGCAAAAAGTTCAAGGCTATCCAGACGGGTGGCCCCTCCGGTGGATGTCTGCCGGCTGAGTATCTCGATACCCCGATCGACTATGAGCATCTTGCCAAGGCCGGCTCTATCATGGGCTCCGGCGGTATGATCGTCATGGACGAAGATTCCTGCATGGTAGACGTTGCAAAGTTCTTCCTGCAGTTCACCCAGGACGAGTCTTGCGGCAAGTGTACGCCCTGTCGCGAAGGCACCAAGCGAATGCTCGAGATCCTCACCCGGATAACCGAAGGCAAGGGGCAGGAAGGTGACATCGAAAAGCTCGAACGGCTGGGCAACATGGCCAGAAAAGCATCGCTTTGCGGTCTGGGGCAGTCGGCACCTAATCCGGTACTGAGCACGATCAAGAATTTCAGAGTTGAATACGAAGAACATATCAATGAAAGCAAATGCCGTGCGGGTTCATGTAAGTCCATGCTGTCGTTCGTTATCACGGACGCTTGTGTCGGCTGCGGAGCGTGCAGGCGTGTTTGTCCGGTGGATGCGATTACCGGCGGCCGTAAGGAAAAGCATGTGATCGACCAGGAAACATGCATCAAGTGCGGTCAGTGCTTTGAGGTATGTAAATTCCAGGCTGTAGAAAAGGCATAA
- the nuoE gene encoding NADH-quinone oxidoreductase subunit NuoE, translated as MIEAKDNKLQEVRDFIAGTKQKDYPESYLIAVLHKVQELYGYLPQDVMDFVAEEMQVPTAHIWGVATFYHYFNLEPIGKHVVSVCMGTACYVKGADKVLDALKGDLGVEAGQTTEDGLFTLQEARCLGACGIAPVIMIDDKIYGELTAKSVVDLLNQYRKAESAGKK; from the coding sequence ATGATAGAAGCTAAAGATAACAAATTGCAGGAAGTCAGGGATTTTATTGCAGGTACGAAGCAAAAGGATTACCCCGAATCGTATCTCATAGCAGTTCTGCACAAGGTCCAGGAACTCTACGGTTACCTGCCGCAGGACGTGATGGACTTCGTAGCCGAAGAAATGCAGGTCCCGACTGCCCACATCTGGGGCGTTGCGACTTTTTACCACTACTTTAACCTTGAGCCCATCGGCAAGCATGTGGTAAGTGTATGTATGGGTACAGCATGCTATGTTAAAGGTGCCGACAAGGTTCTGGACGCACTGAAGGGCGATCTGGGCGTCGAAGCAGGCCAGACAACCGAAGACGGCCTGTTCACGCTCCAGGAAGCACGGTGCCTGGGTGCGTGCGGTATCGCGCCTGTCATTATGATCGACGACAAGATCTACGGTGAACTGACGGCCAAAAGCGTGGTTGACCTTCTCAACCAGTATCGCAAAGCTGAATCTGCAGGAAAGAAGTAG